TTGTAGTTTATTTTCATCTTATTAATTTTTATTGGTGGTGTGGTTTTATCTTCCAGATTCCTTAAACCCAAAGATGAGCTTTATAACTTCATTACTCTACAGTATCTGTTGTTGTGGGAACAAATGTGCCACCATCCACAAAGTCTGGTGGagcttttttcttttcctttccctccTTTTCTCAATGTATCGTAACCTCAGTTGCACACGTGTTACCTCCTTCTATTTCTATGGGAAAGTAATGACTACTGACGTTGGGATATTTTGCAATGTAGTGTTTCCCCCAGAAAGCAGTCTTTTATGATGTCAGGTACTTCTAGATATACAACATAAATTGGCCACCACTTGATTGACATCTCTGTTAGCACTTCTAACAGATTTTGTATCTGGATGTTATAAACTGCATGCAACCGCTACAATATTCAGCTTTTTTGGCATCGACCAATTGCAAGAAACTATTGTTACAGTTGCAAAATCATCTCTGCATGTGAAGATAATCAGGCTAATTAGCacattgattttttttcttgattAACTTTCCATGACCTAATCTAAAACTGCCAACACTTGCAGGAGAATCTGTGCAAGGATGACAAGTAGAAGGTTCCCTTCTACATGAAAAGGAACACAtagaggggaaagaggagaggaCAGAAGGCATTTCTTCTTTGTTCTGCGACCTTATGGATTCTTCATCGGATTCCATAACCGCAGGAACATGCAATGTATCAGGTGCTGCATCTAACTAAGCTTCCAGGCTTTGCCTCCTTTCATGCTGAACTTCTTAAGCCTCCCAAAGAACATCACAATAATTAGTATGAGTTTGCCAGAGTCACTCCACCTCCCGGCGAAACCAGTCCATCTATCTGTACAGAGTTGGTCAGGATTGATCTGTCTGCTGCAGCTGTAGCCCATTGAAAAACCGACATTTCCATAAGCACTGCAAAATGTAACTAAAACATGTCAGATTCAAGGAAGCAAACGTACCAAAAGATAGGAATGGAAATGTGTTTCTTTCATTCTGTATAATTGTCAGGCATGTACATTTCCTTAGACGTTTTGTAAACATTTACCACGTAACCGCAACTTGAAGTTCTTATCGCATATATTGTCAATTTGTTCTGGGATCCCTTTGTTCTGTATGCATGAGGATTTTATTTTCTGTTAACTACTAGGAGTAACAATTACCTGACGACTTCGACGATAATGCTGAGCACATTGAAGTTGAGGGGATCTTCTTTAAGCTTTCTCCTCTCAGTGATGCAGATGACGATGACAAAGACTGTCAGGCAGGAGAGTTGTGACAAAACTGTGCTCTTGAGAAACCTGATTCCCTGGCTCTCCGTGGAATGATCCCTTGTGGTTGAATTCTCTTCAAATGGAAACCATGTTGTGTATGGAGGTAGATACCTGGAAGCAATAATGAGCAGAATTTGAGGCAAGAACAACTGGAAAATTGTACTTGCTATTAGCATTTCTACTCAAAGTTCCAGAACATGACTGCTTCACTGCAACGATACTCAGGTGTGTGCATGCAGTTTTGTACTAAGGCGGATCAGAAACCACTGCAGAAGTAGCTATTGCTCCGTTTCAAATAGTCCGCTTTGGATCAAAATGGTGGGGTCAAGTATAGTGCATGTCTTATTCATAAACTTGGTGTAACTGGTGAGGAAAGAGTCGTCACTCATCAACTCGTGTCAACTTTGTCATTCATGAAAGGCAGGCATCCATTTCCCGAAAAGAGAAAATGAGGTCTTCTCGCTGCCTGGACGCGGAGAGCGTATTCTCGGCAGGTTGATGAAGGCGGCATGTGATACATGGGCCTGTGTTTGAATGGAGAGACTTTGGATGGATATCAATCGCCATGCATCTTGATCTTGTGATCAGCTGGAAGGTTGAAATTGAATATTCTCTTTGTGGTTACTAGAAGCTAACCGGCTACACGCATCCATATCTGGTCAAAAATTGGGTGCTTAGCAAAACAATTATTTTACTCTATTATTTGGCAGAACGGTCCAGACAAGGATAGCCCGTGCCGTGAATTGACAAACGGCACGAAGAAGATTTAGGAAGTTGGAGTATAAGAAATTCCTGCCGTCACATGCTTGCACCTACCTAAGACGAAAACCTACCAACTTGTCCATTAAAAAGGTTGCAATAATTCATGAGTAGAAAATTCCTATTTCCGTCCGGGCGTGTGGTGCTTGTCCGTTATAGAAGATTCCGGCGCCGATCTTAGACTACCACCAGTTAAGCCTTGCCGGTAAGTGAACATCCTAACTATGCCTAATCTTATTAGATTATTGCAACGTTATGATATGACCTGAGCATTTTGCAATTTCCACCTTAAGAAACTTTACTACTATAGACAAGGGCATTATTGCAACATTATGATATGACCTGAGCATTCCATATTAATTAATTTGCATTTTTTTCAAAAAGGCAGCTGAGATTTGCCGTAAATATTAGTAGCAGGAAAAGAGAAAGCAACCGGTAAAGTACAACTAGCAACTTTTTAAAAGAAAAGGATAAAGAAAGCACACCACTCACAACTAAACAAGGCACTTCGTTCCTAGGACCACCAACGGCTCAGCTCACTAAGCTAATAAGAAAAGAATATTTTAGTCGAGGGGAGCTGCCCGCGAGCATCAAGCTTTTATTTTTCTGGGAGACACCTGGCTTGCTAAAATAATTATGTCTCAGTTCTAAATTATAAGTTAATTTTGTTTTGTCGTAGCTTTGACCAAATTCATTGAAAAATACATAAATATCTGAAACATCAAACTATGTTAATTAGATAGACCATGAATAAATTTTCATCGTGTATTTATTTGATATTGTAGGCCAATGTTAGTGTTTGATATTGTAGATGTTAATATATTTCTTCTATAAACTTGTTAAAGTTAGACAAGTATGGTTTAATTAGGACAAAGCTATGACGTGTGGTCTGAGCACAGCCATCATGACGGAAAATGGTCTGTAAATTGGAACGTTTGGAGTAGTATGTGCTGCATGGTCAATATGCCTGAAACAAAAGGGTCAACAATAAGCAGCCATCAAGCTATAGAATAGACTCGAACAGGTAACATGCACGATGAAGCGCCTATACAAACAAATTTTGATGAGTCATGGAGAAAGTAGAATCCCGGTAACTTGTGTCCTTGTAGCCTGTAGATTCGTTCTAACAAGCTATACGTCACTAAGACTAATATGCATCGGCAACTGATACCACAGCTGCCCTCCTGTGCTCCTACGTAGCCACGTTTAGGTCAAGGGAGTACTCATCGTAGCGTGAACTGCTGCGACGCAGGGAGGGAGACACAGAGAGGGAGAGCACTCACATCATGAGGACGAAGAGCACGAGGACGGCCGGCGCGAGTGTGGAGAGGTCGAGGGTGGCCTCGCCGGTGTGCCGGGAGTTCACGGCGAGGAACAGCGCGTTCGCCACCTTCTCCCCGGCGCTCAGCCCCTGCAGCGCGCCGCCCCACTCCATGGCGCAGACCAGCGCCGCCTGCACGGCGATGAACCCGGCCACCGTCCCGGCCAGCATCCAGCACCGCCGCGCCGGGAGCAGGTGGTAGTACCCCGTCGCCTCCCTGCCCTTCCTGGCGACCTCCGCGAGGTCCTCGCGCCccgtcgccgcggccgccgcccacaCGCACGCGGCCAGCAGCGGCGGGAACAGCGTGTTGCCCACCAGCGCCTGCGgcgccagcagcagctgcagcggCACGTCCCTCTTGAACACTATCATGTTCTCGTTCGTCGGCATGTACCCGCAGCTGGAGAACGTGGACACCGTCGTGAACACGGCGAAGGTCCACACGTCCAGGGCCTTGCGCCGCAGCGTCCGCCGCGCGCCGGGCGCCGCGTGCATGTACGCCGCCACGGCGACGACGCCCACGACGTGCACCACGAGGAGGATGGTCAGGACGACGTAGAACAGCGAGCGCACCGCATTGCGCCGCAGCGTCTTCGCGTCCACCACCGGGGTGCTATACTCTGCTTCGGTGACCGTGGTAGCTATCGACCTCGCGTCGTCGGCGTAGGTGGCTGCCGTGGGCGTCTCGAGCTCGACGTCGTCGTGGCTGTCGACGCGCGCTCTGTTTCTACTCTGCTTCCTCAGCTTGAACCACTTGGACGCGAGACCCACGAGCGACACGAACACCTCGCCGCCGATGAGCATAAGCGCGGTGAGGACCAGGAGCTGGCCGTTGGAGAACACCTCCATCTCGACGGCGGACATGCTCGACACCGTCGCGGCCGACACGGCGGTGAAGAACATGTCGATGCCGCGGGGCCTCCTGTGGGGCGCCCGCACCTTGAGCGCCGAGAGGAGCCCCCACCCGACGCAGGAGATGGCGGTGAAGTAGACGACGTGCACGAGGAGCGAGCTGAGGcgcgcggcgacggcgcggcgccACACCTGGCCGGAGCTGCACCGGAGCGCGCGCCGCGACCGCGCCACGCGCTCCGTGATCTGGTGCTGCGCGTAGGCCTTGGAGAGCGAGCACACGAGGGACATTGCGCTGTCGAGCACGGCCGCCGAGCACCGGTGCAGGCGGTGCAAGAGCTCGCCAAGCTTGTGTGCTCCGGCCATGTGTTGGGGCGTGCGAGCTATACTTGCATGCGCGTTCTGTGCCTTGGTACCTGAGAACTTGCAGGCGCCTGTATATATAACTAGAGAGATGGTCTACTGTTCATGCATCCTGCTGCTATGTTCGTCGAACACGTGGAAACTTAACGGTTGGTCTCAATTATTTCAGTTTCTTTTTATCCCAAGAAGACAAGTTGCATATGGGTGCTAGTAGTTGTGGCGGTTGTTCAACTTGCCTGTCTGGTGAAAATAAATTCCGAATTAGAAAAATGGAACTGCAGAATAGGACTCGAAGTGGAAAATATAGTCCCACTTGGACTAGTTTTTTGAGCAATCACACTTGTACTAGTTTCCTGTTAGCAAACAATGCACTGCTTACCTCCAGTCACTGAAAAGGTGCTGTTTTGAACAGGAGAAAAAAATTTCTATCTCTGCCTGTTTTAATCGTGTAAAACTTCATCTTTCATTACTAGAGCCGGTACTCCCTTGGTCCCTAAAAGAGTGTTTTTTAGTATTGTCtaaatttaatcaaatttataaAGAAATAGTGACACTTTTTAAATGACCTTGGTCAAACTTAAAATGGTGTAACTTAAGAGGAAACTAAAAGATTACTCTTCTTGGCACAGCGTGAGTATATGTTGCTGGAGACTCTCAAAAACCACGAATGGGGTGAGGATTGATTTATGGTGCCTGGAGCAGTAAGAATCCATTGGTGGTTGCATCTATTTGTAATGCTGTGCATATATGCTTCATAGTATCATGTCTATATATTTGAGATGGGAGTATGCATAAATAGGCGTCCGTCCCAAATtacatatattttgctatgcatctagatgtaCACTATCTAAATACATataaaaaaaattatgtatctagaaagccaaaataaattgtaATACAATTCGGGACGGAGGGTGTAGCAATCTATAGATATTATCATATGTCCGATTAATATATGGTCGTGTGGTATGTCTATCGATAGTAATTTCATCAATGTCGAGATTTGTGGATTCAACAAGGCCGGTGGCTATGCATGTAAATGGTGTTGTGTCTGCAAAAAGAATCCATATTTACCTAGGCACAAACACCATAGCACACGTGACGATGTCTCATATTTATTTTCCGTTTGATCAATGTGAATAATGCGAAATATTTTAGCACCTAGCACCTAATCTAATATTCAGAACATGGAAAATAATGCATGTGTGCCAGAGCGAGGGTGCGTCGAAAAACATGAAAGACTACCTCCTCACGGGCTCCCTAATAAGCTAGCGCGTTGTTTTCTGGTCGATCTTTCTCTCCCCGCCTCCACATTGGTAAACATCTGACGTGAGCTAGCTACGTACAGGTCCGAGCTAGACCACCGGTGGCGCCCTGGGCATGCGTGGATGGTTCGGAGCGCCCGCAAGCTCGAGCGCGTCCTCCGCCCACACGCGTAGTACGCGACCCATCGTCAACGCAAAATTCAGACCGCTGTCCCCGTAGGATCGAGAGAGAGCCGCTTGTTGAACGCGTCCAAGCTTTCGCGGTGATGCCGGTCAAGTCCGCTCCGACCTAGCCGCCCAGCATGGGCCAccgacggcggcgcgcgcgcacgcacgcgGGTGCGGGCCTGCCCGTGCACGGCATGGGCGACGAGAGAACTGGGACCCGGCGGCCAGGCTACCAGCGCGCTTAGGCCGCACGCGACCGGCGTGGCCAATGGCCATACGCGGCGCTCGCGCACGGGAAGCGGATCGATCGAGCTGCGGGCCGGCGTTCGTTGGCCGGCGCCCGTTTCTTCAGGCCACCGCGTGGAGCAGACGCGACAGTAGAACGCGCGCACAGTAACCTACAGCGAAACGATGGTGCACCGGTGAGACCACTGGCCGGACGTGGCCgccggcggggagcggcggccgtGCGCGGCGGAGCTGTTGGTTCCACCGTACCGCACGTCAGCCGGCCGGCGCCGACGGCGCCGCGGCTGCCCTAGCTTTTTCGCGCGGGGATCGGAATCTACTACAGCTCGCGCGCGGGGGTATCATTGCAGCCGATTCGCGCCCggggatcgatcgatcgatgtgcccgacgccgccgcggcgtccgTTGTATGATCGATCTGTTCACCGCACACGGGACCGTCGCACGCCGCTGTCAGCAGGATCGGAGTCTCCGTAGCATCTCGTAGGCACCGCCACATACAACCCGGTGCCCAATCATGCATGCCACGACGGCGAGAGGTGAGGTCCAGTGGGGTTCGATCCTCCATCGACAGCGCTGCTGGCCGGCTCGCCATGTGGTCTGCCGATCAGCCGGCCGACGGTTTAGTAGCCAGCCATCTGACGAGAACGAAGACGGCGGGCAGGCATACTCGACGGTGGTGGTGgctcacggcggcggcgcacaaCAACGGCACAGCGCAATTCGAAGACGACAGTGCACATGGCTGCTGCTTCGACTACTAATGCTATTCAGATAATTAGTAGTGTGCACCGGCCGGTGGGCAGCGTGCAAGCATGATTGCAGGTTGCAGCGAAGAAAACAATGTTATTATTGACCCGGCGTATAAACATGATGGGACTAGACTATTcgcaggaagaggaggagctcCCATGTGGCTCCGGCTTATCCATAGGTTCGCGCACCGTTTGTTCTTTCTGTTCTGTAGATATGGAGATATATGTGTACAATGACTTTTGCTCGAAAAAAAGAATATGTGCAATCATTTCCTGTGGATTGCATTATTGTCCTGCCAGTATATACGGtgtatttttctataaatttttgTCAACGTTGAAATTTTTTAACTTAGAACAAAAACTAAAACATCATATATTATTATGGAATGGAAGGAGTAGCTAACTAGTAAACTCCAAATTAAGGAAAAGAGTGAGATAAAATAATTCCCTATTCATTTTTATGATCCTCTCTGACTGTCCAAAATCATTACGATGCGAAAGTGAGTTTCAACAAAAAATTAATAGCTACCATACTATTGGATTAACTGTTGTTGGGAATGAACTTTTTTTTGTGCCTTTGATAAGCATGGACCTGAACGGTTAAAATATGCCATAAAAAAAGATCATCGGAGGGAGTAGCGAAAAGCCGAGAAAGGTCGAGAGTGGGAGCAGAGCTTCTTGAATTTTGATGGCCAGGGAGTGCATGGCCCCACCTGCTAAAGCAAAAGCTCGTAGGGCATGTCTCCTTGTTCTTCTTGTCCAGTGAAAAGAAAAAATAGGGCATGTCTCTGCGTTATTAAAAATAAATAGTGGTTCTCTGATTTTTAGCTGCTAGGCGGACCAATATTTAGCATTGATTCATATATAACTTATTCAAGAATATAGATGCCCAATATTTTCAGAAGCTCACTCACTCGAGCTCTAGATTGGACTCAAAGTAACAGGGGCCTACTCTGATATCATATCAAGCACTTTGTTAAAAAGATATCGAGTTAATTGATGAGAAAAAGGTACACAATATATGTGCAACAGCATCATATATATAATTCTTGGTAGAAAATTCCTTCAAGGGGGAATTGAGCCATTGATGGATATCGATACATGGACTAGATCGTCCACGTATGAACCCTGGATTGTTTTTTCAGCTCAACTCAATATGAAGGCATTTGAATTGCCCCCATCGCGTTGGTACGGATTAGTACTTCTTTGACGCTCACTACTTTGTCCTCATTTAACAGTCATAAACCATAATTGCAGAGAAGTATTGAACTGCATTATTTCTACGTTGATGGTGACATACGTATACTTCAGAACGAAAGTGATTTACATTTGAGAATACATGCATTATGTGCGTAATTAACAAGCAATCATTGTGTTGAATACTTAACCGCAAGCATGTGAGATCATCCTTTTATCGCGACTGATAAGCATGTCGGGTGTCGATTAATTATCATCAATCAATCAATCAGTCCAAGTTCGTGCTCAAGTCGTCAATGAATAGGTCTCATGATAGACTTCCACAATCTCGAACACGCAACTAAAAGCCTGAGTTGCcgaggagagaaaaaaaaagataaccAGAATTAATCAAGCATCTCCTCATGCTGCAACTCCGCCGGTCCTGCAGCATGAAGCTCTTAATCTAAGCAATGCCGCGTCTCTGAGACCGTTGAAGAAAGAAACCAAACTATATCGGCTGTGTGATACTGGAATGGCTTGAATGACCACCCCGGCCCCTCTACCTCTGGACCAATAATTTGCCTAGTTTATATATGACCCGTTCCTAATCAGTATACGGAGTATCTCTCTGATCGCCCTCTGAATGATTGCTGAATATACAATCCGTACACAGCCACTCCTCACGGCAGCCAACTAGCAGTTAAGCCATGAGCTCAGCTCCTAACCCCAGGTGTCGCCACCCCCATGTGTGGGCCGTTGTGCCGCCGTGGTAGGCTGCACCCGGACCGGCCGGCCAGGACCAGGACACAACCGCCACCCCCTCCTCCCCAAGTGGATCTAGATCCTAGAACGCCTCAGCAGCTCCAGCGGGTCGCGTGACAAGATGCACCGGCCGTTGCGTCGTCCGTCCCCGTCATCCTATCCTGTTCCGCCCTTGGCCGGCCGGTCGTTCCTTCGTGCGTcctgacgccgccgccgcctcctgctgcttctgcttctgcttctgcttcttcttcttcttcaatcGGAGCACTCATGAAGATTCTTTTCGGCGTTTACTACAGTGCTAGATTATTGTCCTTGGTTGATCTGATGCCGCCCCCGAGGCTGGAGGCCGACCTGATCTGATTAGCACGGGGCGACTGGACAGGTAGCGGCTGATGGTCGCGCGTACTGCGTGGAGTGGAAGCACCTGGCGGCCAATCAGCGGAGTGGGAAACCGGAGTTGCCAGGGCCACATGGCTGCCGTACCAGGAGCGACCCTGGCATGTCTGCGAAGAAAAAAGGGACAGAACTCAGAAGCACCCATTCAGATTACTACAGTAGATTACTAAGCTCCATCTGTCAACGGCGAGCTCTAAATAAATTCGGCCCTGTGCGCTGGACGCGATGAAATGCTCGATGTCGGCGTAACATGCGCCCCGTTTGGAGCGTACGGTACGGATCGACCGGCGCTGCCTATGATTCTGCCACTGACACGGACTCCGATTAGTGGTTGGACTCCGATCCATCACCAGCCACACCCTCTCAATGATTCAGCTCACTTTTATTGTATCTATCCTGGAGCTACGCAATAATGCGCCTTGTTTATTTAGAGTTCGGGGTTCGTTCGGAATCGGAGGATCATGCCGGGACGATGCCACTGGCACGATCGCATCACGCACCCGCACCTGCTCTGCGCCTCTGCCATGTCCCTCCGTCCTTGGCAGGACGTACGGCCCAGCTCCGTCCTTGTGCGGCTGCGCTTGCACTAGTCTTGTTTAACTGAATAAAAAAAGATAAATAAAGATTGAGGAAGAAACGTAGAGCGCGTTTACGAGAGCTCCGGCTCCATGCTTCAAGGGTGGAGCCAGAGCTGGAGCAGATGGAGCTAATTCTCCATCTGCTCCACTATTCTATAGGCAGAGTTATAGAAACGGCTCTTACCAAAGCTGTTTCACCTTCTTTCTCCGTTTGGTAGGACTCCGGCACAAGCTGCTGAAGGAGTCCGGAGCCAGAGCCCTCCGGAAGCGCCAGTAGTCTTTCTCGTGAGGCCTCCGCGGAAAGGACGCGTCGGCGACATCGGACCCGCCGCGCCACAGCTAATTGCTTTGGAATCAGCCGTGTGGCCACGTGGCCGGACGATGATCTCGGGCTTTCGGCCACGGGCGAAAGGGGACTCGGCAAAGCCGGCATCGATCGGATTCGGGACCCAGGAGGTGGCGGGCATCGCTCAGTTCCAACACGGCGAAAGGCCCAGAGGCCAGAATGCGCCCGGCGATGCCCGTGGGCCGCGGCGGCCGAAACCGCCTTGCCAGTCGCCACCAAGGCACCAACGACTGCCTTCTCGTCCCTGTGCAACTGTGCTTATCGATCGTCGTCTGTGCCACCCAAGTAGTCCTAGAACAGGCGACCAGCTGCTGCTAGTGCCATACAAGCACATCGGCAAAAGACGAGAGATTAACCTACACTGGTAGTGCATTCCACTTCCTTTTACTCGAAAAATCTTATTGCTTCGATACCAACGCGAACGCCGCGCTTATTGCTTCGTACAAACGAATGGATCAAATGGACACCACACGTACAAGGATGCCCTGCACCCTCAGATACTATACGTCGTCCATAACTGACACTCCCAGGCCCACACGACACGAGGGAGGAGGAGCCCTCTTCAcaccgccggccggccgcctccGTCAGGGCCATCAGGAATGGAGACGGTCGTCGGGCAATATGACGCGCGCGGAGTCGCCGGGCTCGCAGACCAGCACGCGGCGATCCGCGGGGATCCTGAACACCAGCTCGGGCTGGGCCTTCTCGTACTCGTCAGCGACGTACGCGGCCGCCTCCTCGGCGCGGTCGCTCTCCACGATCGCCAGGCAGCAGCCCCTGAAGCCGGCGCCGCTGAACCGGGCGCCGAGCACGCCGGGGGCCTTCAGGAGGATCTCGTACAGCTGTATCATCTCTTTGCTCCCTGCAGGTTTCGGACAAACCATTGCATCACGGACAGACACCTGACGAACAACAGCATACTGGTGCCAGCGAGGCAGTGAAATTGTACCGCATTCGTAGTTGAGTATGGAGCTACGACCAGATGCAGAGATCAGCTGACCAAGTTCTTGCAGGTTCCCGCGAGCCCATGCATCTCTGCCTGAACAAAGGTCGGCAATAAACTGTCAGGTTGTTGCGCATCCATTTCAGGCGTACATGGAGATACAAAGTAAAGAGTGAAGCATCAACCATTTCTGGGCAGCATAACCAGAGTAACTGTATGGTCAACGCGAAATAAGCAAGTAATCAGTAGCCAGTAAGGAGAACATGGCAATATACCCAGCCAGTTCTCATGGAATAGATTGGGATATTGCAAACAACAGATGCAATGTATATGCTGATCATTATTTTGCATGTGCACAGGTCAATACATGTGCAAGACCAGTTTAATCATGAATAGTTATTTTTGAAATGGCATAATCATGAATAGTACAGAGTAATACTAGACTACTAGTAAGCCCACTATG
The sequence above is drawn from the Panicum hallii strain FIL2 chromosome 7, PHallii_v3.1, whole genome shotgun sequence genome and encodes:
- the LOC112899431 gene encoding probable cation transporter HKT7 codes for the protein MAGAHKLGELLHRLHRCSAAVLDSAMSLVCSLSKAYAQHQITERVARSRRALRCSSGQVWRRAVAARLSSLLVHVVYFTAISCVGWGLLSALKVRAPHRRPRGIDMFFTAVSAATVSSMSAVEMEVFSNGQLLVLTALMLIGGEVFVSLVGLASKWFKLRKQSRNRARVDSHDDVELETPTAATYADDARSIATTVTEAEYSTPVVDAKTLRRNAVRSLFYVVLTILLVVHVVGVVAVAAYMHAAPGARRTLRRKALDVWTFAVFTTVSTFSSCGYMPTNENMIVFKRDVPLQLLLAPQALVGNTLFPPLLAACVWAAAAATGREDLAEVARKGREATGYYHLLPARRCWMLAGTVAGFIAVQAALVCAMEWGGALQGLSAGEKVANALFLAVNSRHTGEATLDLSTLAPAVLVLFVLMMYLPPYTTWFPFEENSTTRDHSTESQGIRFLKSTVLSQLSCLTVFVIVICITERRKLKEDPLNFNVLSIIVEVVSAYGNVGFSMGYSCSRQINPDQLCTDRWTGFAGRWSDSGKLILIIVMFFGRLKKFSMKGGKAWKLS